ttatgcaacGTAAAAATTGTACCAGATCTTGCTGGCAGCAGTGTTGTACCTCTAGGAAGCAAATCTTGCACTCcgggtgggacgtcctgccccatgtgcccaatgatctgcaggtcgagaaacagcctgttcagtgacctgaagactCATGGCAGAAACTTGCGATCTTGAGTAGACGtcctcctcgaatcgagggacagctgacAATGAGCTCGACaggaacaagtttgaggttctgttgcatcatccccaaatcagaCACAAAAGTTTGttaatggccctgtgacaatgcagcaggtccaatggacagctgtatatcccaacagtgatgaacacttctggctcctgttctactgcatcaattggtgCAGTGACAGCTGtatttaacagcaaggtgagctgaaaatcataactattgtgttggcttggagaaaggcagcactctgtatatacatattcatacatgtacagagtattgtgccatcagGCTCAGAAACCCAGTGACAATTTATAGTGACTGCAaagagctcacaggatagttgcactgtagccaatacacagcacttgtggtgcaggacagccttttccagataatcttcagCAATttcaaaccacacattgaagaaagatggccagtgtgactggggcagtcgacagtgaaaatggagatgagcaatgaatggaattcagccatacacctgagcaaaccgataagtggaaattccagatcacttcagttgctgcaaagcacaggatatattcagtttatacagttcatgctcactgcaggatattcacatgcagtaatcagtttgtgcagggttttcagaaattacttcagacacacactgctgtgtaaatggaaacaagtttcaaattcctattgacagaccaatgtttttgctgcagaccagcgaatTGCCAGCGACTGATCCTGAACCATTAATTTTAAGCCgggtcaaatgagctgtgtcagttctcaggtgctctctgctaagatatcccatgaaggcaaaacaaatattgggaattggtctgtgtttatacacacctcctttttggccatttacagaagaAGACTGACACAGTGAGgttgtgaaggagtatgcagttccacccacttgcttttCTGGTTGTTCATTTGCATCGAGGTTGAAGACTAAAAAAATAAAGACAACTTAAAAACGGGTAAAAAGACCACTGTAGTTCTATGGTtggctggctttaaaaaaaaatcacaattatcAGCAGTCAGATAagtcatgaaattgtattctgagtacagtgcaagtttattcattacatatgcaaaattgtacgaAATTGCCATTACTCAACTAGTTTGcttcattaacagtgctataattacatgaaTCATTGTCAAAAAATAATCTGACTTTTTTGTcttcggccactaattttcagaccttttggcctttggccactctcacccctgcATTAAACTGTCAGACAACTGACAGTTCCAAATTTTTTTCAAAGCCGGTCTTATGGTTAAGATCCGAAAGGGAGAAGTCAGTGTTGGATTTCCGAAACGCCAATGTCAGAAATCCACTATGTGGCGGTAGGTTCTCATCCCCCAGTTACTCGTGAACTTGCTGGtgcatcagcaggttggatgatcgAGTGAATCGCTTCCCACACtccgagcaggtgaatggcctctccccagtgtgaaatcgctggtgtctcagcaggtgggatgaacaagtgaatcccttcccacactctgagcaggtgaacggcctctccccagtgtgaactcgccggTGTGTCAGGAggtgggatgaagtagtgaatcccttcccacactcagagcaggtgaacggcctctccccagtgtgaactcgccggTGTGTCAGTAggtgggatgaagtagtgaatcccttcccacactcagagcaagtgaacggcctctccccagtgtggacTCGCTGGTGCACAGTGAGTTGAGATGATCGCTTGAACCCAGACCCGCAATGAGAACACCTGAATGGTttctcatcagtgtgaacacgttgatgggacatcagttcagccGAACTTTTATAACTATTCCCACAaaatggacatttaaaaggtctctctccagtgtgaactcgcccaTGCGTCAGTAAGTgggatgattgagtgaatcccttcccacactcggagcaggtgaacgacCTCTCCAGGTTGTGACTTTgaggatgagtttccagctcaactggataattcaatccctttccacagtccccatatttacatggttccTTCCCAGTGTGACTGCTCTTGTGattcgacaggccagatgatcggctgaaacctcgtccacacacagaacacgtgaacagtttctccccactgtgattggTACCTTTTCCTTTCATGTTAGAAATCCAGTGATATTCGGGTTACGATAAattgggcgactccttcagatcctgatctgatgtttgctttgcatttcacggcatttctaaaaccctgtgaaattcattgaaaacagaaaaagagagtgtgagagaacccacaaaaacacaaaggcaggttgtcaaatggagctgaatgaatctggtaatttatggggccggcactacgcaaaagtgaccatgaaaactgctggattgatgtacaaccccaactaatgtccttcagggaagggaacctgccagactggacctacacaagactctgccgtctatgggaggaaagagagagagggagagtaaggGTGAGGTGGGAGGGGCAGGGACAGGAGAGGGATTTTAAATATCTACAACTCGACCAGAACTTTGATAGAACCTCCCAAACCATCAAcctccatcatctagaaggaccagggtagcaggtatatgtgaacaccatcacctccaagttcccctccatgtcacacacaatcgtgacttgtctgacatccagtactggacgaacacaaatttcctgcaattaaatattgggaagtctgaagccactgtcttcagttcctgctacaaactccactccctagccaccaactcaatccctctctctggcaactgtctgaggctaaaccagaccgaacataatcttggtgtcatatttgaccccgagatgagcttccgtctGCATACTGGTGCGATCACTcagaccacttatttccacctcagtaacttcgccactgcctcagctcatcagcctctgaaacttacatccatgtatttgttacctctcaacttgactattctaacacactcctggccggcctcccacattctaccctccgtaaatttgagatcatccaaaactctgctgtctgtgtccttactcggacccagtcctgttcacccatcaccactgtgctcactggcctacacaggctcccagttaagcagcacctcaattttaacatcctcatccttgttttcaaatccctccattccctcacccctcactatctctataatctcctccagtcctacaaccctccgagagatcagggatcatctaattctgacatcttgaacatccctgattttcattgctccaccactggtggccgtgccttcagctgccaaggatataacctttggaaatccctccctaatcctctccgcctctctacctcaccttccctgattcagacactgattaaaacccacctctctgatcAAGCTTCTGATCATCTGGGTTTTATTAACCCGCCTCCC
This genomic window from Heterodontus francisci isolate sHetFra1 chromosome 34, sHetFra1.hap1, whole genome shotgun sequence contains:
- the LOC137349187 gene encoding zinc finger protein 239-like, which translates into the protein MKGKGTNHSGEKLFTCSVCGRGFSRSSGLSNHKSSHTGKEPCKYGDCGKGLNYPVELETHPQSHNLERSFTCSECGKGFTQSSHLLTHGRVHTGERPFKCPFCGNSYKSSAELMSHQRVHTDEKPFRCSHCGSGFKRSSQLTVHQRVHTGERPFTCSECGKGFTTSSHLLTHRRVHTGERPFTCSECGKGFTTSSHLLTHRRVHTGERPFTCSECGKGFTCSSHLLRHQRFHTGERPFTCSECGKRFTRSSNLLMHQQVHE